From the genome of Gemmatimonadota bacterium, one region includes:
- a CDS encoding DNA methyltransferase, with translation MGTPNWDNRTLFHGDNLKFMRAMNSESVDLIATDPPFNKGRDFHATPDSLADGAKFQDRWSWEQDVHEEWVDQISDDYPHVMHVIQGSRSSYGDDMGAFLCFMAVRLIAMRRLLKPTGSIYLHCDPAASHYLKELMDAVFGRANFRNEIAWMYTGRLMVGKKRFNSKHDLILFYSKSNKHKINPITEPIDKNDYLKMKKQKVHTDNEGRDWIWGHAGKGKSHEYRIYLDEVVSKGKAVSAEWFFPIINTSSKERTGYPTQKPLNLYGRIIEASSKEDDVVLDPFAGCATTLVAAEKLGRKWVGIDLWEKSSEVVVNRLQQEGLLGGSQPQGGKGQGVMPLHGDLTFTSELPERTDDGETAVPYLRPKVMVKEPEGPKYTRHQMYEHLLDQKGPKCQGCDRVFDDPRYLELDHNTPRSDGGLNHISNRVLLCGPCNRLKSNKFTLSGLRSENMKRGFMADQD, from the coding sequence TTGGGAACGCCTAACTGGGATAACCGCACACTCTTCCACGGAGATAATTTGAAATTCATGCGTGCCATGAACTCCGAATCAGTGGATTTGATTGCGACCGATCCGCCCTTTAACAAGGGACGGGATTTTCATGCTACGCCTGACTCGCTCGCGGACGGCGCCAAGTTTCAAGATCGTTGGTCGTGGGAACAGGATGTTCATGAGGAATGGGTGGATCAAATATCGGATGATTACCCTCACGTAATGCACGTCATACAGGGTTCTCGCTCCAGTTACGGAGATGACATGGGCGCATTTTTGTGTTTCATGGCTGTGCGCCTTATCGCGATGCGTCGATTGTTAAAACCAACAGGTTCGATATACCTTCATTGCGACCCTGCCGCTAGCCACTACTTGAAGGAATTGATGGATGCGGTTTTTGGTCGTGCTAATTTCCGAAACGAGATTGCGTGGATGTACACGGGAAGGCTTATGGTGGGGAAAAAGAGGTTTAACTCGAAACATGATTTGATATTGTTCTACAGCAAATCAAACAAACACAAAATTAATCCTATTACCGAACCTATCGACAAAAACGATTATCTAAAGATGAAAAAACAAAAAGTCCATACAGATAACGAAGGACGAGATTGGATATGGGGCCATGCAGGAAAAGGCAAAAGCCACGAATATCGCATCTATCTTGACGAGGTTGTATCTAAAGGAAAAGCAGTAAGTGCTGAATGGTTTTTCCCTATTATCAACACGTCGTCTAAGGAACGCACAGGCTACCCTACCCAGAAACCTCTTAATCTGTACGGGCGCATAATTGAGGCATCTAGTAAGGAAGACGATGTAGTTTTGGATCCATTCGCAGGTTGTGCCACAACCCTTGTTGCTGCCGAAAAACTGGGTCGGAAGTGGGTAGGTATCGACCTGTGGGAAAAATCGTCAGAGGTTGTTGTAAACCGATTGCAGCAGGAAGGATTGCTCGGCGGCAGCCAACCACAAGGTGGGAAGGGTCAGGGCGTAATGCCCCTGCATGGTGATTTGACGTTTACCAGCGAACTCCCTGAACGGACTGACGATGGAGAAACCGCCGTACCATACCTTCGTCCGAAGGTGATGGTTAAAGAACCAGAAGGACCTAAGTATACGCGCCATCAAATGTATGAACACCTGTTGGATCAAAAGGGCCCTAAGTGTCAGGGATGCGACCGTGTGTTCGATGATCCTCGTTACCTTGAGTTGGACCATAACACACCACGATCCGATGGTGGTTTGAATCACATTTCTAATCGTGTACTGCTTTGCGGTCCGTGCAACAGGTTGAAAAGCAACAAGTTTACCCTTTCTGGACTTCGCAGTGAAAACATGAAAAGGGGGTTTATGGCCGATCAGGATTAG